CACAAAAGGCTGGTTCTGTTTTCATTCCTTGACGTTTAAGATGAATCACTTTTTCCCGGAGCTTTGGCACTTCTTTCAAGAGATGATATTCGATAGTCATATGTAGGTAAGCATACTGTTCATGAACTGGCTTTGCCTGACCAAATAATTCAAATTCAAATCCGCCATAATGAAAATTAGTCTTGATTACAGGAGTATCTCGTATCCGAATTTGCTTTATCGTAAATGCTTCATGTTCCCCATACAATCTTATGACACTTGTTTTAAAATGGTTAAAATCATTCACTTTCAAAATAATATCCAAGTCCGAATCTTCCACATCAATTCCAATTGGAATCGTTCCACAAAGTATTGGTGTATAATCCATTAAATCTTTCATAATATTTAATTGTTTTATTGCCTTATACGCTTGATGTTGCCTGCTATTCCCCTGTTTTAAATAGGATATTGTATGAAACATATCTAAGTCCTAGCCTCCTACAGAAAAAATGAATTATTTGTAAAATATCTTCTTAGAAAGAATACTACAACTCTACTTTGTAAACAAAGAATAGGGCAGAGAAAACCGCTCTCTTGGCTTCCTCCTTATCAAACTGCACGTTCCCTATTAAAGCATCTGGCTTACCATTATGTTATAATGATTATCAATAAAATACCTTCCAGGCATTTTGCATCTTTTGGAATCAGTGAGGAAAGTATAATATTCCTCGCCATTCCTTGATGGACCTTCAAATAGTTTTACCACAGTAAATTGGTTGTTATCATTACATCTTATCTGCGACTCAGAGTCATAGGTCTTTTCCATTCTGTTCATTTAATGTTTAGTCATTAAATTACTTCCGTATTACCTGAAGATTAACCCCCACTAAATTAAAGATTTAGAAGGAGACTCCACCTTCGATTGATGTTCAATTTTTTGATTATATCGACTTGCTGTAATATAGTATTTATTCATAGGAACTTTGACTTTATCAATATCAAATAGATTGCTATTTACGATAGTATCTATGAATGACAAAGGGGTCGACCTAAATGAGTAAACGAAAAAAAAATTATTTGCAAGCAATTCCAGTTCTAATTCTCTTGATCCTTGTAGTATTTATTTTTGATTTACCCAAAACTAGTAGCTTTATAACGCTAGGTGTACTTGTTGTCTTTAACATTTTTGTATATGAGTTATTTATATTTAATAATAAAAAGAGCTAGTAAACTTTTATATGAATAATGAAGACCGTTGAGATTTTCTCAACGGTCTTTTGAGTATATTTTCTATTAAATTAACTTGTTCTAGGGTTATCCTCAGTTGGGAACTACACTTATATCTGATGCCTCATACCAATAATCTTGTCCCCTATTACCTCTTTCATATTCAATACTTATTTAAAAGTTATCTGCCGTAGAACTATTTAATACAGTTTGAATACCTCTTGATCCAAGGTCATTGCTAATTATAAAACTAGATAGCAACCCTGAAGCCCCACTTGCTCCAATGCTAATTCCAAAATTGGAAAGTGGATATGTCACTATTCCAGCAGCAACGCCAAAGCGTACATTGTCTAATGCATCTTCAGAGGATTCTGCATATTCTACTTCATGAAGGAAATTAACTAGCTCACTTCTCGTTACGCTTTCACTAGTTTCAAAGCTTAGACCAATTTCTTGAGCTTCGTAAGGTGTCACTCCAATTACCCGACTAACTGCTGCTGAGACATTAAAAGCGAACGCAGAGACTAAAAACGATGCTACTACTCCCATAATAAGTATTTTTTTTAAGATATTAACAACCTCCAAATTTTATAGTAAGTCGCGACTTAATGGAAGAATAACATACTAAAGTAAAATTTCTAAATAATTAATCAATAAAAAACCTTTCGCTTATTTTAAATGGTACTAAAGCAAGACAATTCAGATAATGTTTTGTGTTTAAGGGGTCTATAGAAAAGACCCTGTATTCTAGATAAAAATGTTATCAGCTCCACGTTTTAAAATAGGTTGATAGAATATTACAAATCCACTGTAAAAATAAAGAAAAAGGCGGAAAGTTCCCTCTCCCCCCATTAAGATATTTTAGTTTCCGTACTGTCCATTGTAATCCGTCTTTGTTCTGCTGCTTTTTTTCCATGAACAATATAGTAAATCCAAATGCTTAAAATCACAATGGCAGCCATTGCTATATATAATCCTCTAAATCCAATAAAAGGTAAGACAAATCCTAACAGGAATGGTCCAACTCCGATACCAAAATCGAAAAATACAAAGAAAGTAGATGTTGCAAGACCAATACGATGTCTTGATGCCTTATTAACAGCAATCGTCTGAGCGCTGGATTGGAAAGTCCCAAAGCCAACACCAATTACGGCACCAGCTATAAGCAGACTAATTCCAACACTAGCCTGACTGAGAATAACTAATCCCACCGCAAATAGTAAAAGAGATGGATAAACTACGCTATTCTCTCCCTTTGCATCAAAAAATCGGCCTGTGAAGGGTCTAGAGGCTACCAGAAAGATAGCATACATAATAAAGAAGAAGCTCGCTGCATCTACCAAGTTGATTTCCGCTGCATATGCAGAGAAAAAGGATAAAATACTAGAGTAAACAAATCCAACAACAGCTACAAGGATAGCGATTGGAATTGTGGTTTTCTCAAAGTAGTCACTAAAATGAAATCCTTTCCCTTTTCCGATAAAAGAATCTTTTACTGCATCTACTTTTGGAACACGCAAGAAAACCGTTGCAATCAATGCAACAGCTGCGAAAACGGTAGTAGCAATAAATATCATAGGATTATTAAAATGCTGACTAATATATAGTCCCAGGAATGGGCCAATTGCCATAGCCAAATTTGTACTTGTTGCAAAGTATCCCATTCCTTCGCCACGTCTTACAATTGGGATAATGTCCGCTGCAATTGTACTCGTAGCTGTCGTGCTAATTCCAAAAGCAAATCCATGAATAAACCGAATAACTAATAAAGCAGCTAAATTATTTACCGGGAAATAAAACAGCATAAATACTAAAAATAATGCAAGGCCAACGAGCAATAGATTTTTTTTGCCTACCTTATCAATAATTCTTCCCGCTACCGGCCGGACAAGCACCGCGCCAAGCACAAAAATACTCGATGCAAGCCCTGCCTGACTTTGAGAAGCATCGAATTCATCTACAGCATAGATGGCTAATGTGACGATTAACATGTAAAACGATATAAAAAGCAAAAAATTGGACGTCGCCACCATAATAAAGTCCTTCGTCCATAATTTAGGTTTGTTACTCATTCTTATACATACTCTCCTTATTTAAGTTTATCTCTAAGTTGCTGAATTGTTCGAAATGCAGATTCCATTTCTGTTTCGGGTATTTCTTCTAATAAGGAGTGTTCAAATTTATTGACAACATCATAAGCCTTTTCGTACATTTCCAAGCCTTTTTTGGTCAATTGCATCTTCCGCTCTCGTTTATCCTCACTCGGCAACCGTTCAATTAATAGTTGTTCCTCCAATCGCTTCACGGTTCGAGATATTGTTGGCTTCTCTACATCAAGATAATTTGTTATCTCTACAAGCGTAGCCGAACCAGACTGTTTTAAATAATAGACAATACTCCATTGGGAATAATATAAGCCAACTTCAACTAACTGCTCATTTAATTTCTTCCTGAAAGCCCTTGTAAATTGCATGTTTAATTGAAAAAATTGCTGCGACAATTTAAACACCCCCATTAAAAAGTTACCTAAGTAACTATATACTATTTAAGCTTAAAAGTCTAGGGAAGATGGAAATATTAATTAGATAATCTTTCCCTTAAAGAGTTCATTTATATGGATACCTTTTTTTATTAACTTTTTATACATAATGCAACCTTTCTTTGGGATTATAACAATAGTGGTTTAACCAAAATTTATGTACTTTTACACGAATGAATGGAGGCTTTTATATGGTTCAACAAAACCCGCACAATCAGATTCAACAAGCTACGCAGCTTGTTCAGCAGTCCATGGAATCAATCCAATCAGCAAAAGATCATGCGAGCGTGGATCACCAGCAATACTTACAAGCTACTGAACAGCTGCAGCAGGCTGAGGATGTATTGCAGCAAGCGCAGAACCAATATGGAGAGCAAGTACTGCAGAATCCACAATTTCAGCAGACTCAGGAATTGCTGCATAATTTAAGACAGCAGCTGCAAAAGGTAGAACGTCAAGAAAATAGAAACCTTTAATGAGAACCTCTTGAAGATTGAGATGAAGCCAAGTATGCGACAATCATAATTAAAAAGAATAAAGGAATCGTCATTTTTTACATTTGACGATTCCTTTATTTTAATTACTAACTCAAAATAGGCTTTAACATTTCTACAAGTAACTATTCAATTGGTATGTTTAAATATTTTTTGCGTCACAATTCAGCCAAATTTATTTTAGCGATTATCAACCTTTTCTGGATACATATCATGATTCAGCATACGGTGTTCTGCCATTTGTTCATATTTCGTACCAGGCTTTCCGTAGTTGCAATATGGATCAATGGAAATACCACCACGCGGCGTGAACTTCCCCCATACTTCAATATATTTTGGATCCATCAGCTTAATTAAATCGTTCATAATAACATTTACACTATCCTCATGAAAGCCGCCATGGTTGCGATAGCTGAATAAATATAGTTTGAGAGATTTACTCTCTACCATTTTCACATCAGGTATGTAGCTGATATAAAGCGTTGCAAAATCGGGTTGTCCCGTCATCGGGCATAACGTTGTAAACTCTGGAAAATTCATTTTTACAAAATAATCCCGATCTTGATGATTATTTTCAAATGCCTCAAGCACTTCTGGGTTATATTCATATACATAGGCCGTTCCTTGATTCCCTAATAAAGTAAGACCTGATAAATCTTGTTCTTTCATGTTAATTACCTCCACTTATTTGTTTTTGATAAATTATCTACTATGAAGACCACTACAAAAAAGCCGTGCACCCTAAGGCACACGGCTTTAATCGCATCATTTCCCTTAGTTTTTTATAGAGGGTATAAGCTAAGAACCTCTTTCACATATTTACGAGCTTATTATATAGAGGAAATTTGTATATGTCAATTTGTTCAAAACAGCAAAGCTGAAAGTTTAAAGTAATCCACCAATGTTTTAAGGTTAATTTTCTATTTCTATAGATTTTTCTGTTAATAAGCGTTATAATATGTAGAATTTCTGTTTTTTAAAAATTCATTATACAAAAGGGGAATCGGTACAATATGAAAGCAATCAACTTTATCAGCAACTTTGCAAACAAGAATTTTGCTTTAATCACAATTATTATTGCAATCATCGCTTTTAATTTACCAAACCAGTTTTCTTGGCTCAATTCCTACATCAGTATTCTTTTGGGTATCGTTATGTTTGGAATGGGATTAACATTGAAACCAGTTGATTTCAAAATTGCTTTGACTAAACCTAAACCAGTTATTGCTGGTGTCGTGCTGCAATATACAGTCATGCCGCTAATTGCGTTTACTATTGCCAAGCTATTGGATCTGCCACCAGAATTGGCAGCAGGAATTATTCTTGTCGGATGTGTACCAGGCGGCACTGCATCAAACGTAATGGTCTACCTTGCTAAAGGGAATGTACCTTTGTCTGTTGCAATGACATCCATTTCTACAATGCTTGCGCCGATTATGACACCGGCAATTTTATATTTACTTGCAGGACATTGGATGCCCGTGAACCCATTCCAAATGTTTTGGTCGATTATTCAGGTCATTATCATTCCAATTATTCTCGGAATCATCATTCAGAATTTTTTTCCTGTGGCAGTTGAAAAAAGCGTCCAAGCCTTGCCATTTATTTCAGTTGTTGCAGTATCAGGTGTCGTGGCAGCAGTAGTTTCCGGAAATACTGAGAATATTGCCTCAGCAGGTATTCTTGTCTTTATTACGGTGATTCTGCATAATATTTCCGGATTATTTCTCGGCTATATCATTGCGACACTATTAAGGCTTGACGCTGATACAAGACGCACTATTTCATTTGAAGTAGGCATTCAAAATGCCGGTCTTGGAGTCTCACTTGCTAATACACATTTTCCAACTATGCCACTAACTGCATTGCCTGGCGCAGTAGCGGTTGTAACACACGTTATTAACGGATCGATTCTTGCGACGTTCTGGTCAAGAAAACCATTGAAGCAAGATAAATTACAGGCTAAAGAAGTAGTAGAGATGAAAAAGACAGTTTAGAAGTATGGAAAAGACTTAGCTCATTACTACTTATATGGGCTAAGTCCTTTTTCATTAATATGATGAGGTTCTAATTTCACCTAAACCTTTTTAACAAATTCAGATTTCAATTTCATCGCTCCAAAACCGTCAATTTTACAGTCGATATCATGATCTCCATCAACTAAGCGAATACTCTTTACTTTCGTTCCAACCTTCACAACAGATGAGCTCCCTTTTATTTTCAAGTCTTTAATTACTGTGATTGTATCGCCGTCTTTTAAGACATTCCCATTTGCATCTCGAATCACTTGCTCATCTTCATTGTTTTCTTTGCCTGATTCTAAAGTCCATTCATGCGCACACTCTGGACATACAAATAGATTTCCATCTTCATATGTATATTCCGATTCGCACCTTGGACAATTTGGTACTTCATTCATCTTATTATTCCCCCATCTACCATATATGCTCTTATCATGCCATATACGCCTTCCTTTAACAACTTTCTCCAAATTGCATCATGAAAGTTCCATGAACCTACTGTTCAAACTAAAATAAGCAATACCAGAAGATAACTGGCATTGCTTATATTAAATACTTTATTTTGTATAATTATCAAAATACCCTTGGATAAAGACAATCGGCGTACCTTTGTCTCCACTTCCTGAAGTCAAGTCAGCCAAAGAACCAATTAAGTCCGTAAGCTTTCTCGGGGTTGTTCCTTGTGCTTCCATTGCTCCCACAAGATCGTCATCTTTTTCATTAATAAATTTGGAGATTGCTTGCTGTAATTCTTCGCCTTTTAAATCAGCAAAATTATTATCTGCAAGATATTTTAATTTTACTTCATTCGGTGTTCCATCAAGTCCAGCTGTATATGCAGGAGACACAACTGGATCTGCAAGCTCCCAGATCTTTCCTACAGGATCTTTAAATGCTCCATCCCCATAAATCATTACTTCAACATTTTTTCCTGTTTTCTCTTGCAACATGCTTTGAATACGGTCCACTGTCGGCTGACAATCACGCGGGAACAGCTTTACCTTATCTTCTGTTGATTTGTTTGAACCCAATAGTCCATATTCCTCATTATATCCGCTGCCATCAATTGGCTCTGCCAAGATATTATCGAGGCTATAAACCTTCTCGCCACCATTTGCTTCCAAAATTCTTTTCGTT
This region of Oceanobacillus sp. FSL K6-2867 genomic DNA includes:
- a CDS encoding DUF4269 domain-containing protein — translated: MFHTISYLKQGNSRQHQAYKAIKQLNIMKDLMDYTPILCGTIPIGIDVEDSDLDIILKVNDFNHFKTSVIRLYGEHEAFTIKQIRIRDTPVIKTNFHYGGFEFELFGQAKPVHEQYAYLHMTIEYHLLKEVPKLREKVIHLKRQGMKTEPAFCEILGIKGDPYERLIEIGIEKGIIEWKTL
- a CDS encoding MFS transporter, yielding MSNKPKLWTKDFIMVATSNFLLFISFYMLIVTLAIYAVDEFDASQSQAGLASSIFVLGAVLVRPVAGRIIDKVGKKNLLLVGLALFLVFMLFYFPVNNLAALLVIRFIHGFAFGISTTATSTIAADIIPIVRRGEGMGYFATSTNLAMAIGPFLGLYISQHFNNPMIFIATTVFAAVALIATVFLRVPKVDAVKDSFIGKGKGFHFSDYFEKTTIPIAILVAVVGFVYSSILSFFSAYAAEINLVDAASFFFIMYAIFLVASRPFTGRFFDAKGENSVVYPSLLLFAVGLVILSQASVGISLLIAGAVIGVGFGTFQSSAQTIAVNKASRHRIGLATSTFFVFFDFGIGVGPFLLGFVLPFIGFRGLYIAMAAIVILSIWIYYIVHGKKAAEQRRITMDSTETKIS
- a CDS encoding MarR family transcriptional regulator, which gives rise to MSQQFFQLNMQFTRAFRKKLNEQLVEVGLYYSQWSIVYYLKQSGSATLVEITNYLDVEKPTISRTVKRLEEQLLIERLPSEDKRERKMQLTKKGLEMYEKAYDVVNKFEHSLLEEIPETEMESAFRTIQQLRDKLK
- the queF gene encoding preQ(1) synthase — translated: MKEQDLSGLTLLGNQGTAYVYEYNPEVLEAFENNHQDRDYFVKMNFPEFTTLCPMTGQPDFATLYISYIPDVKMVESKSLKLYLFSYRNHGGFHEDSVNVIMNDLIKLMDPKYIEVWGKFTPRGGISIDPYCNYGKPGTKYEQMAEHRMLNHDMYPEKVDNR
- a CDS encoding bile acid:sodium symporter family protein — its product is MKAINFISNFANKNFALITIIIAIIAFNLPNQFSWLNSYISILLGIVMFGMGLTLKPVDFKIALTKPKPVIAGVVLQYTVMPLIAFTIAKLLDLPPELAAGIILVGCVPGGTASNVMVYLAKGNVPLSVAMTSISTMLAPIMTPAILYLLAGHWMPVNPFQMFWSIIQVIIIPIILGIIIQNFFPVAVEKSVQALPFISVVAVSGVVAAVVSGNTENIASAGILVFITVILHNISGLFLGYIIATLLRLDADTRRTISFEVGIQNAGLGVSLANTHFPTMPLTALPGAVAVVTHVINGSILATFWSRKPLKQDKLQAKEVVEMKKTV
- a CDS encoding zinc ribbon domain-containing protein YjdM, translating into MNEVPNCPRCESEYTYEDGNLFVCPECAHEWTLESGKENNEDEQVIRDANGNVLKDGDTITVIKDLKIKGSSSVVKVGTKVKSIRLVDGDHDIDCKIDGFGAMKLKSEFVKKV